The Acidobacteriota bacterium genome includes the window GGGCATCGCCGCCGCCGTGTGCACGTAGCGGCCGCCGAAGTACCCGTTGCGATGCGTGCCGCGCCCGCCGGTCTTCCACTGCCCGAGCCTTTTCGGGTTCACCGGGTCGCTGATGTCCCAGATGAGGAATCCCTCGTCGAAGGGCTTGTCCGGATCCGTGCCCCAGCCGGCGCCCCCCTGCTGGAGCGCGGTGACCATCGTGCTGCCGTGGACCTCCATCTGGATGGTCCACGTGTTGTCGGGGCCCGGGACGAACTTGACGACCTTGGGCGTTGCCGGGGTGGTCACGTCCATGATCGTCCAGCCGCGATCCCACAGGTGACCCATGTAGAGATACCAGCGGCCGCCGACCTCCCGAATCGACATCTTGAAGCCGGGCCGGCCGTCAATTTCGCTGTAGCCGACCGCCTCGACGTTCGACGCCGCGAAGTTCTTCGGCACGGGGTCGGCCGATACGACCGCGGCCGGCCACGAGACCGCGATTGCAGCAGAAGCAGCGAGCGCGCGCCGGCCGAGCGCGCGCATGAGACCTACGGTCATGAGGAACTCCTCTCCCCTGTTTCAGAACGCGAGCTTCACGCCGAACTGCGCCTGCCGCGACGGCGTGATGGTGCGGGTGATCACGCCGGCGGACGCCACCCGCTGTCCCGGCGCACGGAAGATCGTGCGGCCGGTCGGGACCGAAAAGTTCGCGCGGTTGAACACGTTGAAGATCTCGGCGCGCAGCTCGAGGCGCCGGGACCTTCCCATCTCGAAGAACTTCGAGAACGACCAGTCGCTCGTGAACAGCCCGGGACCGGTGAGCACGCGCGACCCGACGTTGCCGAGCGTGCCCGGGGGCGCCGCGACGAAGCACTCGGGATTGAACCACTGCTCGGGGCGGCCGTTGATGGCGTTGTCGGCGTCGCATCCAGGCGCCCAGCTCGGCCGGTCCGGTCCCGCGCCCAGCTCCCCCTGCCGCGAGTTGTGGTAGCCGAGCGACAGCTCGAACGGGACGCCGCTCCGCAGCGACGTGATGGTGTTCCACTCCCATCCGCCGAACACGGACCCGAGGACGCCGGGCAGGTCACGGCCGGGCAGCTGCCACGTGGTCGTGATGTTCATCGAGTGGCGGTTGTTGAAGGAGCATGGGCCGCGGCTGGACGATCGGTCGCCCGAGTACTGCAGCGACGCGCCGCCGTTCAGCGAGCCGCCGCCGAACTCGTTCGACGCATCGTCGGTGCAGCTCGAGAGCGTGTAGTTCGCCCGCATCGCAAGGCCCCTGGTGGACCGGCGATCGAGCGTCACCTGCATCGAGTTGTACGAGGAGGTCGCGTCGAAGGAGAGGATAGAGATCGAGCGGAAGTTCGGATTCGGCCGCTGACCGCCGGTGGCCGGCCAGAAGAGCGACCCGTCGCCAAGCACCTGCGGCTGGAAGAGGTTCTGGTTGCCGGTGCGCCCCAGGTAACGGCTCTGGGAGCCCACGTACGCCACCATGATCGCGGTGCTCCAGCCAAGCTCCCGCTGCAGCGTGAGATCGTACGAGTACTTCGTCGGCGCCTTCGCGTCGTACTGCACGGCGCCGAAATCCGGCAGCGACTTGGCGGGATCGACCGCGAGCGCGTTCGGGAACGGCGGGTTCGGGATCGTGATGCCGATCGAGAACGGCCCGTTCGAAGGCCCCTGCAGGAAGTAGTACCAGGTGTTGATCTGGTCGTAGAAGATGCCGGCGCCGCCGCGCAGGCTGGTCGTGCCGTCGCCGAACATATCCCAGTTCAGGCCCAGGCGCGGCGCGAAGAGCGCGCGCGGCTGCTTGAAGTACGGCTTGCCGACGGTCGGCGCCGGGTCGAGCAGCCCGCCGCGCAGGTTCGAGATCTTTCCCTCCTGCTCGTCCGGGCCGAACATCATCTCGTACCGGACGCCGACGTTCATCGTCAGGTTGGACCGCGCGCGCAGGTTGTCCTCGAGGTACACGCCGAAGAGCTGATTGCGCCAGTTGCGGCGGATGGCATCCACGTCGGGGCCGCGGAAGCTGAACGTGTTGGGGCGCCCCTGGAGGAAGCTCTGGAGCGTCAGGAACGTGTACTGGCCGCGGGCGGCCGGATTGGCGACCACGGTGTCGTCCCACGTCCGCTTGTACACGGCGCCGAACTGGAACGAGTGCGCGCCCCGCGTGTACGTGAAGTCGGTGTTGAGGCTCATCATCTGGTAGTCGAACCAGCGCGGCGAGATCGTGGTGCCGGTGAGCCCTTCGCCGAGTCCCTTGAGCCCGGTAATCGACACCTGCCCGAATTGCCCCACCTCGGTGGGGGCAAAGAAGGGCTCGGGGACGAAGTACAGCGAGCGGTCGATCGGAACCGTCGTGTCCGTGCGGTGGAAATACCAGGTCTTGTTGTAGCCGAACCGCGTCGTATTCAGGAACGTGGAACCGAACGTGTGCACGTTCTGCACGCTGACGATGTGGCGGTCGTAGGTCCGCGCCTCGGCGAAGGTCGGATTCTCGCTCGGCGTGAACTCCTCGGACCAGTCGCCTGTGTATACGCCGTATAACTGGTTGTGCTCGCCCATGTGCTGATCGAGGCGCAGCGTGAAGAAATCCTCCTCGATGTTCTGCTCCGGATTGCTGAAGAACTCCGCCGTTCCGTCCCCGAACGTCCGTCCGTTCGGAACGGGCATCAGCGCCATGTACGGAGCCACGACCGGGTTCACACCGACGAACAGTTCGCGGCCGGGGTTCGCGCGATCCGGCAGGTACCCAAGACGCGCCCTGGCATCGGGGACGATGGCCAGGTGCGAGAGGCCGAGCTCCTGGCGGAAGCCCTCGTAGTTCGAGAAGAAGAACGTCTTGCCCCGGAAGATCGGCCCTCCCGTCGACGCGCCGAACTGGTTGCGGTTGAACGGCGGGTTGGTCCCCCGATCGAAATAGTTCTTCGTGTCGAAGGTGTCGTTGCGGTGGAACTCGTAGAGCGTGCCGCGGAAGCTGTTCGTGCCCGACTTGGTCACCGTGTTCATCACGCCGCCGGCCTTCTCGCCGTACGCGGCGCTGTACTGGCCGACCAGCAGCTTGAACTCCTCGACCGCCTCGACGCCCATCACGATCCCGGCGGCGCTCACCGGCGAGGTGGTGAAGGTGAACGTCATGTCGACGCCGTTCAGCAGGAAGCGGTTGTGCTCCGGCCGCGTGCCGCTGACCACCATCTGCGTGCCGAAATTGTGGTAGTTGTTCTGCTGCACTCCGGGCTGCAGCACCGCGAGCTGCTGGATGTCGCGCGCGTTGAGGGGCAGCGAGCGGATCATGCGCTCGTCGACCAGCGCGGAGACCTCCGTGCTCGACGTCTCCACCATCGGGGCGCCCCCCGACACCACGACGGTCTCCTTCAACTCACTGAGGCCCATCGTGAAGTTCATGACGACTTCGCTGCCCACCGCGAGCCGCAGGTTCTCGCGCACCTGCGACCCGAAGCCTTCGAGCGAGGCGGTGACCGAGTACGTCCCGGTCGGCAGTTGCGCCTCGCGGTAGCGGCCTGAGGAGTCGGCGAGGGCCGTACGCGTCAGGCCGGTTTCGGTGTTCTTGATGACAATGGTGGCTCCTGGCAGGATGCCGCCGGTGGTGTCCGTGACGGTGCCGAGAATCGTCGCCGTCGTGACCTGCCCCGAAGCGGAGGCGGCGCCTGCCAGCCACATGAGCGTCAGCGCCGTGGCGCGGATCGCACGCGACGTCTTCTTCACTGTCCCCTCCCGTTTGCAATTCGACGGACGCGGACGCCCGCGTTTCCTGCGGGGGCCGCCCGGCGCGAGGATTCTAGGGGAAACTACTCCAGCAGGTGCGTCCTTTCGTGTCATCAATTGTCAAAGGATTGTCTCCGCCTCACGCCGGCGCCGGCGCGCGGGACCGCCAGCCGGTACCCCGTGCCATAAACCGTCAGGAAGAACTCCGGGTGCGCCGGATCGACCTCGAGCCTTGTCCGAAGCTTCATCACGTAGTTGTCCACGGTGCGCGTCGGGGGACAGTGGCGATAACCCCAGACGTCGCTGAGGATCTCCTCGCGCGTCATCAGTTCGCCCCGCCGCGCGACGAAGTAGGCCAGCAACCGGAACTCCCGGGATGACAGCTCCAGGCGCCGGCCGTTCCGCTTCACGGCGTGCCTGCGGAGATCGACCGACACATCGCCGAAGTGAAACACCTCGGACGGGTCACCGCTCTGCTCGTGCCGCCTGCGAAGCTGGACGCGGACCCTGGCGAGCATCTCGCCGACGGAAAACGGCTTGCCGATGTAGTCGTCTGCGCCGAGGTCGAGCCCGGTGATCCGGTCAACGTCCGCGTGGCGGGCGGTCAACATGATGATGGGAGACGTGAAGCCACGGGCGCGGAACTGCCTGCAGACGTCGTACCCCGTCATCTTCGGCAGCATGACATCCAGCAGCACGACGTCGGGACGCTCGCGGAGTCCCAGCTCGAGTCCTTCCTCGCCCGTGACGGCCGTGAGCACGCGGTAGTTCTCGAACTCCAGGTTGTCGCGCAGGATCACACGCATGTCGGATTCGTCGTCGATCACCAGGATGCGAGCGGAGTTCATGAACCACCCTTTGTTGCGGCAGTTCCGGCGTGGCGGTGAGGTGAGGCGGTGGAGCGAAGCGGCGCAGTAGACGGATCGCGAGACAAGGCGGACGCGGGCGTCACGCACTCGGCGCTGGCCAACAGCGGGCGGTGGAGAGCATCCGCACGAGCCATCTGCAGCTTGAGGTTCCGGTCAGCGGCGGAGGCAACTCTACCGCCGGGGACCGCGTGCGCGTCAAGAGTTCTTTCTGTCCTAGCGGGGCGGCCCAACCGCAGGGGACGCGGGGTCCCCTGCGTCCCGTGGGGGTTGTCGTGACCTCTGCAGTTCAGGCCGCGGGCGGCCGCGGTGGCATCGAGCTTGTAAATGGCACTCGCGCCCGATGTCCGCCCACATCCCTCGCACAACGACGGAATTGAAAGATTGGGTGCAGCGGCACCTCGCGCTCGGCCCTGCGGCCGAAGCGGAGTTGCTCGCCGTGGTCGATGCCGTTGTCGCCCAGCAACGGCAGCTGCTGGAGCAATCAAAGGCAGAGGCCATCCGCGCGCTCTCGGAAGGGTTCGCGCAGAAGCTCGCGGACCTGCAGCGCGAACTGAGCGAGAAGGAATCCACCGTCAATACCATCGCCCGGTACTTCGAGGAGGTCGTTGCGGATCTCAGCGATCGATCCCACCGCGATCCGAAGACGAAGCTGCTCAACTTCGACTGGTTCATGGAGCGCCTGGAGAGCTTCCTCGGCGCCGAGCAGCGCGCGCGCTGGTGCGCGATTGGCGTGGTCGACATCACGAGCTTCAAGGCCTACAACGACACGCTTGGGCACGCGGTGGGCGACCGCATCATCGAGCGGGTGGCGAAGATCCTCGGCGAGCAGATTCGATCCGAGGACCTGCTGGCGCTGGAGCGGCCGGTCGCGCGCGACCTGCACGCGCGCTTCGGCGGCGACGAGTACTGCTTCATGATCCCCGACCTGCCCGGCCACAGCGAGGCGGAGCACATCGCGGCGCGCTTCAAGAACGCCGTGGAGGGGTTCGACTGGACGCGCGAGGACCGGCGTCTCGCCGACCGCCCGGTGAGGGTGGACGTGGGGGTCGTCGTGCTCCGGCTGGGGGCCGTGGACGAGCGCCGCGGCGTCGCCCGCAAGCTCGCGGCGGATCTGATCCACTGGGCGGACCAGTTGATGTATTCCGCCAAGGGGCAGCGCGCCTCGCATATCTACATGATTTGCACGCGGGTCGTGGATGGCGAGCTGCTAGAGGTCCCCGACCAGGAGGCGGTGCGCCTCCACTCAGGCGCCGGCGCGGGTTTCCCCGCGTACGAGGACTAGTGCTACACTTATTATTTGTGCTCGCAGCGGCACGTGGCACGTGGCACGTCGCACGTCGCACGTCGCACGTGGCACGTCGCACGTCTTTGTGGTGAGTGTAGCTCAGGGGTAGAGCGCCGGACTGTGGCTCCGGATGTCGCGGGTTCAAATCCCGTCACTCACCCCATTCCCCTGCCGCGACCCGTTGCCGCATCGGTGGTGCGGCGACTCCCCTCTTCATCGCCAGCAGCACCAGCTCGAGCCGGCTTCGGGTTCCGGTTTTCGCGAAGATCCTCGTGAGCTGGTTCTTGACCGTCTGTTCGCGGGTGCCAAAGCGGCGGGCGATGTCCTTGTTGCGGCTGCCTTGAACGAGCAGAGCGACGATCTGCTGTTCCCTCTCCGTGAGATCTGTCATGCGTGGCCTCGCCGGCAATTTCGGCGAGGACCAACGTCACACGCAAGCGTCAAGGCGCGCCATTCAACGCCATCAGCCCCGCGCCCGCTTTCTTGCGCCGTTCTTCACTGTTCGCGTTCGTACCGTGGGCGCTTCCAGGCCCGCCTGCGCGGTCCTCTTCTTATTGGCGCTCACGCGGTCCAGGCTCTGACGAAGCGCGTCCATCAGGTTCACGACCTTCGGCGGGGCCTCCTCGGCCGTGGCCACCACGTCCTCCCCCGCGACTTTGGCCTCGATGATCCGCCGCAGCTCCGCCTGGTATTCGTCCTTGTACTCGCGCAGATCGAGCTTCGACTCGAACGTGCCGATCACCTGCCGGGCGAGCTTGATCTCTTCCGGCTTCACCTTCGCGGGCACGGAGCCCAGCTCGTCGATCGCATCCATGCTGCGCACTTCATCCGCCGTCCGCAGCGTATACATCACGAGCCCTTTGTCCTTCGGCTGCACCGCGACGAGGTATTCGCGGCCGTAGAGGGCGAGCTTGCCGATCCCGGCCTTCCCTTTCATGCCCTCGCGGACCACGGCGAACGCCTCGGCGGCCATCGGGCCATCCGGCGCCAGGTAGTACGGCCGCTCGACATAAACCGGATCGATCTCTTCGGCGGTCGCAAACTGCAGCAGGTTGATGACGCGCGTGGATTCCGGCCGCGCCTTGGCGATGTCCTCCTCGTCCATCGTGACGTAGCGCCCCTTCTCGAACTCGTAGCCCTTCACGATGTCCGACATCGGCACCTCGGCATCGCATGCCGGGCACCAGCGCTTCTGCTGGATCCGGTTCCCGCACGCGCGATGGAGCTGGTTGAAGGAGATCGTCGCCTTCGAGTCCGTCGCGGGAAACACGCGGACGGGGATGTTGACGAGGCTGATCTTGATGAAGCCTTTCCAGGTTGGTCTCGCGGCCATGGTCCCACTATTATCGGACGGCCATGCCGCGCGCGACACCCGCTGCACGAAAATGCACGCCGGCTGCGTACGCCCCGATGCTGGCGACGCTCGCCGACGGCCCGCTGCAGGGCGACGGCTGGGTTTACGAGCCGAAGTACGACGGCATCCGAGCCATTGCCGAGCTGGATCCGCGGGGATCGGTGCGGCTCTGGTCGCGCCTCGGCAACGAAAAAACTACTCAATTCCCCGATATCGCTACAGCGCTCGCCCGTGTCGCGCGCGCGTTCGGGAAGCCGGTCGTGCTGGACGGCGAGATCGTCGCGCTCGACGCGCGGGGGAATCCCGCGGGCTTTCAGAAGCTGCAGGGGCGGATCCACCTCATCGGCTCGACCGACATCGCCGGCGCCAGCGGCGCCGCGCCCACGGCGTTCATCGCGTTCGACATCCTGCGCGACGGCGCCACCGATCTGCGCCCCCTGCCCCTTGGCGAGCGGCGCGCGAAGCTCGAGGCACGGATGATGCGACTCCGCGACGCTCGCGTGCGCATCAGCGAGCAGGCCGTTGGCGACGGCCGCGCGCTGTACGAGCGCGCGAGTAAAGAAGGATGGGAGGGACTGATCGCGAAAGACGTCCGATCGCCGTACCAGAGCGGCCGCCGCAGCCCGGCCTGGCGCAAGCTCAAACTGGTCAAGCGCCAGGAGTTTGTCGTGGGCGGCTGGACCGAGCCGCGCCGGACGCGAACGCACTTCGGCGCGCTGCTGCTTGGCGTGTACGACGATGCCGGCGCGCTCCAGTACGTCGGGCACATGGGCACGGGGTTCGATCAGAAGGAGCTGGCGCGCGTCCATGCGCTGCTGAAGGCGCGCGAGACGCGCGAGTCGCCGTTCGCGGCGCGCGTGAAAACGAACGAGCCGGCGCACTGGGTGCGCCCGGACCTGGTCGCGGAGGTGAAGTTCAGCGAGTGGACGTCGGAGGGAAAGCTGCGGCACCCGGTGTACCTGGGGTTGAGGGATGACAAGCGGGCGGAGGGGGTGGGGAGAGAGGGTTCGAGGGGTTCGAAGGGTTCGAGGGGTTCGAAGGGTTCGAAGGGTTCGAAGGGTTCGAGTTCGATCGTCGTGAACCTCTCGAACCTCTTGCTGGCACTTGAATCCTCCCGCGAGGACGGCACCGTCGAACTCCCGAACGGCGACCGCGTGGGTGTCACGAACCTGTCGAAAGTCTTCTGGCCGCAGGGGACGATCACCAAGGGGGAGCTGCTGCGCTACTACGTCGAGGTCTCGCCGTACCTGCTCCCCGCCGTGCAGGATCGCCCGCTCGTGATGAAACGGTTTCCGAACGGCATCGAGGGGCAGGCGTTCTATCAGCAGCAGCAGCGCCGCGAGCAGCCGCCGGCCGGCGTGCGAATCGAGGCATTGCCCGACGAGGTCGATCCGATCGGCGAGGCGGGCGCGCGGCGCTTCGTCGGCGGATCGCTCACGACGCTCCTGTACATGACGCAGATTGCCGCGATCTCGCAGGACCCGTGGTTCTCGCGCGTGCAGTCGCCGCTCGACGCCGATTACGCGGCCATCGATCTCGATCCGGCGGATGACGCGACGTTCGCGCGCGTCCTCGACGTGGCGCGCTGGGTGCGCGACGAGTTGCAGCGGGTCGGGATCCCCGGCTATCCGAAGACGTCGGGCGCGAGCGGCCTGCACATCTACATCCCGCTGCCGCCGCACACGTCGTACGAATCCGGCCAGCTGCTCTGCCAGATCGTCGCCACAATGGTCGCGACGCGGCACCCGAAGGCCGCCACCGTCGAGCGCGCCGTCCGCGCGCGGCCGCGCGGGACCGTCTACGTCGATTACCTGCAGAACATCCTCGGCAAGACACTCGCGACCGCCTACAGCGCGCGCGCGAGCACCTTCGCCGGCGTCTCGACCCCGCTCGAATGGCGGGAGGTTGACGCCGGCGTCGACCCGCGCGACTTCACCGTGCGCACCGCGCCCGCCAGATTCAGGGAGAAGGGAGACCTGTGGGCAGGACTCCGCACGGGGAAGCCCGCCGATCTCCACGCGGTGCTGAAGAAGTACGGCGGCCAGTGAATCCCGTCCGCCGAGAGAAGGTGGTCGACGGCGGAGACGAGCCGCGTCGGCGTCAACGGGCTGCGGCAAGGGCAAACCGTGCCGCGGCGACAGCCTAATCTATGATAGCGTTTTCCATCGGTGTCTCGGATCCGAGCGGCGTCGCCGAAGCGCGCCGGCTCGTACGGATGGTGGCCCACGACAGCGGCCTGTCGGAGACCGACGCCGGGCGCGCGGCGATCGTCGCCACCGAAGCGGCCACCAACCTGGTGAAGCACGCGCCCGGCGGCGAGCTGATTGTCCGCGCGGGGGGGACGCCGCAGTTGCCCGTGCTCGACCTGCTGGCGGTCGATCGGGGACGCGGCATGGCGAACCTGGCCGAGTGCCTTCGCGACGGCTACACGACCGCCGGCACGGCGGGGAACGGGTTGGGGGCGATCGTGCGGCAGTCGAGCGAGTTCGACGCGTACTCGCGCCCCGGGCGCGGCACGGTGATCCTCTCGCGCATCGCCGCGACCAACGCGGTCCTCGATCCCCCGGATCGCCTGCAGGTGGCCGGGCTGTCGCTGCGCAAGAAGGGGCAGCACGCCTGCGGCGACAACTGGACGTGGGCGGCCGGCGGCGGCGCGACGACGATCCTCGTGGCCGACGGCCTGGGGCACGGCGAGACCGCCGCGGATGCCGCCAACGAAGCGGTGACGGTGTTCCAGCAGTCGCCGCTCGACTCGCCTGTCGAGGTGCTCGATCGCGTCCATCGCGCGCTGCTGAAGACGCGCGGGGCGGCGGCGATCGCGCGGATCGACCACGGCCGCGGCACGCTCACCTACGCGGGGGTCGGGAACATCGCCGCGACCATCGAGACCGACGCGTCGCCGAGGCACCCGGTCTCCCGGCACGGGACCCTGGGCCATCAGGTCCGCCGTTTGCAGGATTTCGCCTACCCGTGGAGCCCTACTGACGTGCTGGTCATGCACAGCGACGGCGCGAGCGCCCACTGGTCGCTCGCCGCGTACCCCGGCCTGAGGGGGCGGCACCCGCTCGTGATTGCGGCCGTGCTGCTGCGCGACCTCGGCCGCGACGACGCGACGGTCGTCGTGGCCCGCGCGGCACCGGGCCATGCCGGCGGGGACGGGATCGCTCCGTG containing:
- a CDS encoding SpoIIE family protein phosphatase, which translates into the protein MIAFSIGVSDPSGVAEARRLVRMVAHDSGLSETDAGRAAIVATEAATNLVKHAPGGELIVRAGGTPQLPVLDLLAVDRGRGMANLAECLRDGYTTAGTAGNGLGAIVRQSSEFDAYSRPGRGTVILSRIAATNAVLDPPDRLQVAGLSLRKKGQHACGDNWTWAAGGGATTILVADGLGHGETAADAANEAVTVFQQSPLDSPVEVLDRVHRALLKTRGAAAIARIDHGRGTLTYAGVGNIAATIETDASPRHPVSRHGTLGHQVRRLQDFAYPWSPTDVLVMHSDGASAHWSLAAYPGLRGRHPLVIAAVLLRDLGRDDATVVVARAAPGHAGGDGIAP
- a CDS encoding GGDEF domain-containing protein, which codes for MQRHLALGPAAEAELLAVVDAVVAQQRQLLEQSKAEAIRALSEGFAQKLADLQRELSEKESTVNTIARYFEEVVADLSDRSHRDPKTKLLNFDWFMERLESFLGAEQRARWCAIGVVDITSFKAYNDTLGHAVGDRIIERVAKILGEQIRSEDLLALERPVARDLHARFGGDEYCFMIPDLPGHSEAEHIAARFKNAVEGFDWTREDRRLADRPVRVDVGVVVLRLGAVDERRGVARKLAADLIHWADQLMYSAKGQRASHIYMICTRVVDGELLEVPDQEAVRLHSGAGAGFPAYED
- the ligD gene encoding DNA ligase D, with product MPRATPAARKCTPAAYAPMLATLADGPLQGDGWVYEPKYDGIRAIAELDPRGSVRLWSRLGNEKTTQFPDIATALARVARAFGKPVVLDGEIVALDARGNPAGFQKLQGRIHLIGSTDIAGASGAAPTAFIAFDILRDGATDLRPLPLGERRAKLEARMMRLRDARVRISEQAVGDGRALYERASKEGWEGLIAKDVRSPYQSGRRSPAWRKLKLVKRQEFVVGGWTEPRRTRTHFGALLLGVYDDAGALQYVGHMGTGFDQKELARVHALLKARETRESPFAARVKTNEPAHWVRPDLVAEVKFSEWTSEGKLRHPVYLGLRDDKRAEGVGREGSRGSKGSRGSKGSKGSKGSSSIVVNLSNLLLALESSREDGTVELPNGDRVGVTNLSKVFWPQGTITKGELLRYYVEVSPYLLPAVQDRPLVMKRFPNGIEGQAFYQQQQRREQPPAGVRIEALPDEVDPIGEAGARRFVGGSLTTLLYMTQIAAISQDPWFSRVQSPLDADYAAIDLDPADDATFARVLDVARWVRDELQRVGIPGYPKTSGASGLHIYIPLPPHTSYESGQLLCQIVATMVATRHPKAATVERAVRARPRGTVYVDYLQNILGKTLATAYSARASTFAGVSTPLEWREVDAGVDPRDFTVRTAPARFREKGDLWAGLRTGKPADLHAVLKKYGGQ
- a CDS encoding response regulator transcription factor, producing the protein MNSARILVIDDESDMRVILRDNLEFENYRVLTAVTGEEGLELGLRERPDVVLLDVMLPKMTGYDVCRQFRARGFTSPIIMLTARHADVDRITGLDLGADDYIGKPFSVGEMLARVRVQLRRRHEQSGDPSEVFHFGDVSVDLRRHAVKRNGRRLELSSREFRLLAYFVARRGELMTREEILSDVWGYRHCPPTRTVDNYVMKLRTRLEVDPAHPEFFLTVYGTGYRLAVPRAGAGVRRRQSFDN
- a CDS encoding carboxypeptidase regulatory-like domain-containing protein; this translates as MKKTSRAIRATALTLMWLAGAASASGQVTTATILGTVTDTTGGILPGATIVIKNTETGLTRTALADSSGRYREAQLPTGTYSVTASLEGFGSQVRENLRLAVGSEVVMNFTMGLSELKETVVVSGGAPMVETSSTEVSALVDERMIRSLPLNARDIQQLAVLQPGVQQNNYHNFGTQMVVSGTRPEHNRFLLNGVDMTFTFTTSPVSAAGIVMGVEAVEEFKLLVGQYSAAYGEKAGGVMNTVTKSGTNSFRGTLYEFHRNDTFDTKNYFDRGTNPPFNRNQFGASTGGPIFRGKTFFFSNYEGFRQELGLSHLAIVPDARARLGYLPDRANPGRELFVGVNPVVAPYMALMPVPNGRTFGDGTAEFFSNPEQNIEEDFFTLRLDQHMGEHNQLYGVYTGDWSEEFTPSENPTFAEARTYDRHIVSVQNVHTFGSTFLNTTRFGYNKTWYFHRTDTTVPIDRSLYFVPEPFFAPTEVGQFGQVSITGLKGLGEGLTGTTISPRWFDYQMMSLNTDFTYTRGAHSFQFGAVYKRTWDDTVVANPAARGQYTFLTLQSFLQGRPNTFSFRGPDVDAIRRNWRNQLFGVYLEDNLRARSNLTMNVGVRYEMMFGPDEQEGKISNLRGGLLDPAPTVGKPYFKQPRALFAPRLGLNWDMFGDGTTSLRGGAGIFYDQINTWYYFLQGPSNGPFSIGITIPNPPFPNALAVDPAKSLPDFGAVQYDAKAPTKYSYDLTLQRELGWSTAIMVAYVGSQSRYLGRTGNQNLFQPQVLGDGSLFWPATGGQRPNPNFRSISILSFDATSSYNSMQVTLDRRSTRGLAMRANYTLSSCTDDASNEFGGGSLNGGASLQYSGDRSSSRGPCSFNNRHSMNITTTWQLPGRDLPGVLGSVFGGWEWNTITSLRSGVPFELSLGYHNSRQGELGAGPDRPSWAPGCDADNAINGRPEQWFNPECFVAAPPGTLGNVGSRVLTGPGLFTSDWSFSKFFEMGRSRRLELRAEIFNVFNRANFSVPTGRTIFRAPGQRVASAGVITRTITPSRQAQFGVKLAF
- a CDS encoding Ku protein, which translates into the protein MAARPTWKGFIKISLVNIPVRVFPATDSKATISFNQLHRACGNRIQQKRWCPACDAEVPMSDIVKGYEFEKGRYVTMDEEDIAKARPESTRVINLLQFATAEEIDPVYVERPYYLAPDGPMAAEAFAVVREGMKGKAGIGKLALYGREYLVAVQPKDKGLVMYTLRTADEVRSMDAIDELGSVPAKVKPEEIKLARQVIGTFESKLDLREYKDEYQAELRRIIEAKVAGEDVVATAEEAPPKVVNLMDALRQSLDRVSANKKRTAQAGLEAPTVRTRTVKNGARKRARG
- a CDS encoding response regulator transcription factor, giving the protein MTDLTEREQQIVALLVQGSRNKDIARRFGTREQTVKNQLTRIFAKTGTRSRLELVLLAMKRGVAAPPMRQRVAAGEWGE